The window CTCCTCGGGCAGGGCGAAGCCCTGGAAGGTGGCCCGAACATGAGCTCGCATGAGGGGCACGGGGGTGTGCACAATGACACCTCCGTGACCCCAGAGCAGTCCCACAGAGCTGTGcggaggggctgggggatgtgGACTTTACCGGAGGACTGGAgcagccccgggcacagggGTACGCAGGGGACACAGGTACTTGGCTGGGTAGTGGGACGGCACGAAGCACATCCAGCGGGCAGCAGGATGTCCCAGGGCcggcaggagctggggacaagAAGGGCGGTGTAGGGGACTCTGCGCTGGGGCCCCGTCACCTTTCTTAAGCTGCTCCACAGCCATTCATGCTTTGTGCTGGCAGAGCCCTGACAGCGGATGCCGCGGCTGCGGCAGCACAcatcccccgtgtcccccgtgtcccccgctGCCACACCGGGCGCGGAGCACGCCCGGGTCGCGGTGTCCCGGTGGCGCGGGtggggagcggcggggccgtgcCGGCATTGGGGCACGGGAAGGCACGGCCGCCTCTCCCGGGGACCCGGCCGGGGCCCCGCTGCGGCCTGCCTCGTCCGACCGTCCGTGTGGCGGAGGTGGGAGCCACATCGGGGTCGCTGACCCGGCGATCCCAGCTCACCGCCAGCGGGCACTCGCGGGCAGCGGCGGGACTGCGCCCGGCCGGCCCGGCTCCTCGGCAGCGCCGGCGGCCCGCTGAGGCCGAGCGGCCCGGAAGGGCGGGAGTGCCGGCACCGCCGGCTCCGGCCTGCCCGGAGCCCCGGGCGCGCGGGGCCGCTTCTGGCGGCGCGCGCCGCTCGCTGCCCCCGCCGGCGGCGCACGTGACcggaagcggcggcggcggcggcggcatGGCGGCGGAGGGCGAtgtggagctggagctggagacGGAGCCGAACGGCTCCGGCGGCGGCAGCGATGGGGCGGGCGGTCGGGCGGCCGAAAAGCCGCGGAAGCACGATAGCGGCGCGGCGGACCTGGAGCGCGTCACGGACTACGCGGAGGAGAAGGAGATCCAGAGCTCCAACCTGGAGACGGTGCGGCGGTGGGACGGGACCGGGCCAGGGTGGGAGGCCGGGTGCTGCCTGcagcggggccgagccgggcgcTGACCGCCGCGCCTGCACGCCCGTCCCGGTGCCGATGCCCGTGGCGCTGGGCCGCCCGGTGCCGCGCAGCGGGGTGACCGCGCTCCTTCTGGCAGGCTATGTCGGTGATCGGAGACCGGA of the Poecile atricapillus isolate bPoeAtr1 chromosome 11, bPoeAtr1.hap1, whole genome shotgun sequence genome contains:
- the HYPK gene encoding huntingtin-interacting protein K isoform X2, translated to MAAEGDVELELETEPNGSGGGSDGAGGRAAEKPRKHDSGAADLERVTDYAEEKEIQSSNLETGERTGKSDHQEGGSRADCE
- the HYPK gene encoding huntingtin-interacting protein K isoform X1, with amino-acid sequence MAAEGDVELELETEPNGSGGGSDGAGGRAAEKPRKHDSGAADLERVTDYAEEKEIQSSNLETAMSVIGDRRSREQKAKQEREKELAKVTIKKEDLELIMTEMEISRAAAERSLREHMGNVVEALITLTN